A single region of the Selenomonas sp. oral taxon 920 genome encodes:
- a CDS encoding acyl-CoA thioesterase, translating into MPIHVTHRVNFYDTDAMEVVHHANYIRWFEIGRVAYLRRIGITLGALMEAGYVFPITKVGAEFHAPGHFDDELVIETTATALTRAKMAFSYRILNAAGTVLVTGFSENVFTLRETGHITRLPKEFYEPLEAAMIAEKEGRDIGI; encoded by the coding sequence ATGCCGATTCATGTGACACATCGGGTGAATTTTTACGATACGGATGCAATGGAGGTCGTCCATCACGCGAACTACATTCGCTGGTTCGAGATCGGGCGCGTTGCCTATCTGCGCCGCATCGGCATCACACTGGGAGCACTGATGGAGGCGGGCTATGTCTTTCCCATCACGAAGGTTGGGGCTGAGTTCCACGCGCCTGGGCATTTTGATGATGAACTTGTGATTGAGACAACGGCGACAGCACTGACGAGAGCGAAGATGGCGTTTTCGTACCGCATTTTGAATGCGGCGGGAACGGTGCTCGTGACGGGCTTTTCGGAGAATGTATTCACGCTCCGCGAGACGGGGCACATCACACGTCTGCCGAAGGAGTTCTATGAGCCGCTGGAGGCGGCGATGATCGCGGAGAAA
- the murI gene encoding glutamate racemase — protein sequence MRIALFDSGIGGLTVLSHARRVLPSEEFLFLADRDHVPYGTKTEEEVRGYVRDAVTFLIEEQGADAVLIACNTATSVAAEEMRNIYDVPIIGMEPAVKKALAQDAERRVLVAATPITVRGEKLRRLIEEYDTNHLIDLVALPRLVQFAEREEFVSPRVEEYLWNALAPFDLIRYSSIVLGCTHFNYFKDTLRRILPKTMHFVDGNEGSIEELARRAGVHTVPAGVAKAPCRFFASGRPITGTEAIARLERSIERAARMEEIV from the coding sequence ATGCGCATTGCTCTGTTTGATTCGGGGATTGGCGGGTTGACCGTGCTCAGTCACGCGCGGCGGGTACTCCCGTCTGAGGAGTTCCTTTTCCTTGCCGACCGCGATCACGTGCCCTACGGAACGAAGACCGAGGAGGAGGTACGCGGCTATGTGCGCGACGCAGTGACCTTCCTCATCGAGGAGCAGGGCGCAGACGCTGTACTCATCGCCTGCAATACGGCGACCTCCGTCGCGGCAGAGGAAATGCGCAACATTTACGATGTACCGATCATCGGCATGGAGCCGGCGGTAAAGAAGGCGCTCGCACAGGATGCGGAGCGGCGTGTCCTCGTCGCGGCGACGCCGATCACCGTGCGCGGAGAGAAGCTGCGCCGTCTCATCGAGGAGTACGATACGAACCATCTCATCGATCTCGTTGCTCTGCCGCGTCTTGTGCAGTTTGCAGAGCGCGAGGAGTTCGTCTCCCCGCGCGTGGAGGAGTATCTGTGGAACGCCCTCGCGCCGTTCGACCTTATTCGTTACTCCTCCATCGTTCTCGGGTGTACGCATTTCAACTACTTTAAGGATACGCTGCGGCGCATTCTTCCAAAGACCATGCATTTTGTAGATGGAAATGAGGGGTCGATTGAGGAGCTTGCGCGGCGGGCGGGCGTTCATACCGTACCTGCGGGGGTGGCAAAGGCTCCCTGCAGGTTCTTTGCCTCCGGGCGTCCAATCACAGGAACGGAGGCAATCGCGCGGCTGGAGCGTTCCATTGAGCGCGCCGCCCGCATGGAGGAGATTGTTTGA
- the brnQ gene encoding branched-chain amino acid transport system II carrier protein — MKRRLRKQEYIFVASLLFGLVFGAGNLIFPAAMGQQAGTAMLPALIGFCITGVGLPLLGIAAISITASESLFDIGRKVGHRFAYAFTCALYLCIGPLFAIPRTATVSFQVGAAPFVPTFMQSKTLLTFTLAFFAIVLYFSLRPSGILIWVGKVLNPLFLLFLGILIVTAMITPMGTVWDAAPIDAYAKHAFFTGLLEGYNTMDVLAALAFGNILVNAIRRLGLTEPKDLSYSTIVSGAFSTALMALIYLALTYVGAQSRAVYGIDANGGDVLAHIAAHYFGSFGGILLGITITCACLKTAIGLVTACGMTFSALFPHTLSYPKYAILFALFSFAVSNIGLSRIIAYSLPVLYFLYPLAIVLIALCLIEGLIGYHRPLYLCTMIGTGIAAAFDFFRALPPALHTLPLMEPLLALGNILPLSSIGMGWVIPSLIGLAVGTLACAGQRLDSTP, encoded by the coding sequence ATGAAACGCCGTCTCAGAAAACAAGAATACATCTTCGTTGCGTCCTTGCTCTTCGGTCTTGTCTTCGGTGCGGGCAATCTCATCTTTCCTGCCGCGATGGGGCAGCAGGCAGGTACAGCGATGCTGCCCGCGCTCATCGGTTTCTGCATCACAGGCGTCGGGCTGCCGCTCCTCGGCATTGCGGCGATCAGTATTACGGCAAGTGAAAGTCTCTTTGACATCGGCAGAAAGGTCGGACACCGCTTTGCCTATGCCTTCACCTGCGCACTCTACCTCTGCATCGGCCCCCTCTTTGCGATTCCGCGCACGGCGACTGTCTCCTTTCAGGTGGGCGCGGCACCATTCGTTCCGACGTTCATGCAGAGCAAGACACTGCTGACCTTTACCCTCGCATTCTTTGCCATCGTCCTCTACTTTTCCCTGCGCCCCTCGGGCATCCTGATCTGGGTGGGCAAGGTGCTCAACCCGCTCTTTTTGCTCTTCCTCGGCATTCTCATCGTGACAGCAATGATCACGCCGATGGGTACGGTGTGGGATGCCGCCCCCATCGATGCGTATGCGAAGCACGCCTTCTTCACGGGGCTCCTCGAGGGATACAACACAATGGATGTACTCGCCGCGCTTGCGTTCGGAAATATTCTCGTGAACGCAATCCGGCGTCTGGGGCTTACAGAACCAAAGGATCTCTCCTACAGCACGATTGTCTCAGGCGCGTTCAGCACCGCGCTGATGGCGCTCATCTATCTCGCCCTGACCTATGTTGGAGCACAGAGCCGTGCAGTCTACGGCATTGACGCAAACGGCGGCGATGTGCTCGCCCATATTGCGGCGCACTACTTCGGCTCATTCGGCGGCATCCTGCTCGGCATCACGATCACCTGCGCCTGTCTCAAAACCGCCATCGGGCTTGTCACAGCATGCGGCATGACGTTCTCCGCCCTCTTCCCGCACACCCTCTCCTATCCGAAATACGCCATTCTCTTCGCTCTCTTTTCCTTTGCCGTCTCGAACATCGGGCTCAGCCGCATCATTGCATATTCGCTGCCCGTGCTCTACTTTCTCTATCCGCTCGCGATCGTCCTCATCGCGCTGTGCCTGATCGAAGGGCTGATCGGATATCACCGCCCGCTCTACCTCTGCACAATGATCGGCACAGGCATTGCAGCGGCATTTGACTTCTTCCGCGCACTCCCTCCTGCCCTTCATACACTTCCTCTGATGGAGCCCCTTCTTGCACTTGGCAATATCCTTCCGCTTTCCTCCATCGGCATGGGCTGGGTCATCCCATCGCTGATCGGGCTCGCCGTCGGTACACTTGCGTGTGCAGGGCAGAGGCTTGACAGCACTCCGTAA
- the upp gene encoding uracil phosphoribosyltransferase, whose translation MADTFHPSDIPNLHLVDHPLIQHKLTLMRMKETGTKEFRELLSEIAMLMAYEITRDFPLRDVAIETPVAPCRAKVLEGKKLGIVPILRAGLGMLDGILTLVPAARVGHIGLYRDPETLAPVEYYAKLPSGVEDRTLIVPDPMLATGGSASAALTLLKQKGAKNIILMCLVSAPEGIRRVAEDHPDVPIYVAAVDKCLNEHGYIVPGLGDAGDRIFGTL comes from the coding sequence ATGGCTGATACATTTCATCCGTCCGACATTCCGAATCTCCATCTGGTCGACCATCCGCTCATCCAGCACAAGCTGACACTCATGCGCATGAAGGAGACGGGGACAAAGGAGTTCCGCGAACTGCTCTCGGAGATCGCTATGCTCATGGCCTATGAGATCACGCGTGATTTCCCCCTGCGCGACGTGGCGATCGAGACTCCGGTCGCCCCCTGCCGTGCAAAGGTGCTCGAGGGCAAGAAGCTTGGCATCGTACCGATTCTGCGCGCAGGACTCGGCATGCTCGACGGTATATTGACGCTTGTTCCCGCCGCACGCGTGGGACACATCGGCCTCTACCGCGATCCGGAGACGCTCGCGCCTGTCGAGTACTACGCCAAGCTCCCGAGCGGCGTGGAGGATCGGACGCTCATCGTTCCGGACCCGATGCTCGCGACGGGCGGCAGCGCGTCGGCGGCACTCACACTGCTCAAACAGAAGGGGGCAAAAAACATCATCCTCATGTGTCTTGTATCCGCTCCTGAGGGGATTCGCCGTGTGGCTGAGGATCATCCCGATGTGCCCATCTACGTTGCCGCCGTCGACAAATGTCTCAATGAGCACGGCTACATCGTGCCGGGGCTTGGCGACGCGGGCGACCGCATCTTTGGAACCCTGTGA
- the glyA gene encoding serine hydroxymethyltransferase — translation MSIMDSLSKVDPQVCKAVEEELNRQRTKLELIASENIVSRAVMEAQGSVLTNKYAEGYPGKRYYGGCEYVDVAEQLAIDRAKELFAANWANVQPHSGAQANMAVFFALLQPGDTILGMNLTDGGHLTHGSPVNISGTYYKVIPYGVDKETERIDYDALEALAKEHRPKMIIAGASAYSRTIDFERIGATAKAVGAIFMVDMAHIAGLVAARQHPSPVPYADVVTSTTHKTLRGPRGGIILGRDEELGAKINKAVFPGIQGGPLMHVIAAKAVALGEALQPSFKEYGAQVVKNAAALADELMRLGYRIVSGGTDTHVMLVDLTNKDVTGKEAQTLLDEVNITANRNTIPFEPRSPFVTSGIRLGSPALTTRGFCEEDMREVARIIACVLDAPTDETRRTEARSRVAALCAKYPLYE, via the coding sequence ATGAGCATTATGGATTCCCTGAGCAAGGTGGACCCGCAGGTATGCAAGGCGGTTGAGGAGGAGCTCAATCGCCAGCGTACGAAGCTGGAACTTATCGCCTCGGAGAACATCGTCAGCCGCGCGGTCATGGAGGCGCAGGGCAGCGTCCTCACGAACAAGTATGCGGAGGGCTATCCCGGCAAGCGCTACTACGGCGGCTGTGAATACGTTGACGTGGCGGAACAGCTCGCGATTGACCGTGCGAAGGAGCTCTTTGCTGCAAACTGGGCAAATGTTCAGCCGCATTCGGGTGCGCAGGCGAATATGGCGGTGTTCTTTGCACTGCTGCAGCCGGGCGATACGATCCTAGGCATGAATCTGACGGACGGCGGGCATCTGACGCACGGCAGTCCCGTCAACATCTCCGGTACGTATTACAAGGTCATTCCCTACGGTGTGGACAAGGAGACGGAGCGCATTGACTACGATGCATTGGAGGCGCTCGCAAAGGAACACAGGCCGAAGATGATCATTGCGGGTGCTTCGGCATATTCCCGCACGATTGACTTTGAGCGCATCGGGGCGACCGCAAAGGCGGTCGGTGCGATCTTTATGGTCGATATGGCGCATATCGCTGGACTTGTCGCTGCGAGACAGCATCCGAGCCCTGTGCCGTATGCGGATGTCGTCACCTCGACCACGCACAAGACCCTGCGTGGGCCGCGCGGCGGCATCATCCTCGGACGTGATGAGGAGCTCGGCGCGAAGATCAACAAGGCGGTGTTCCCCGGCATTCAGGGCGGCCCCCTGATGCACGTCATTGCAGCAAAGGCGGTAGCACTCGGCGAGGCTCTGCAGCCCTCGTTCAAGGAGTATGGTGCGCAGGTGGTAAAGAATGCGGCAGCGCTTGCAGATGAGCTGATGAGGCTCGGCTACCGCATCGTGTCCGGCGGCACGGATACGCATGTCATGCTCGTTGATCTCACGAACAAGGACGTTACGGGCAAGGAGGCGCAGACGCTGCTCGACGAGGTCAATATCACGGCGAACCGAAACACGATCCCGTTCGAGCCGCGCAGTCCGTTCGTCACGAGCGGCATCCGTCTCGGCTCGCCCGCCCTCACGACGCGCGGCTTCTGCGAGGAGGATATGCGCGAGGTGGCGCGGATCATCGCCTGCGTTCTCGATGCGCCGACGGATGAGACACGTCGCACGGAGGCGCGCAGCCGTGTCGCCGCGCTCTGTGCGAAATATCCCCTGTATGAGTAA